The DNA sequence TGCTATTTTATCACCTTTTGGCAGAAGTGTAAAGTCTTCATATGTAAGAGAACCCGTAAATAGGAGTAGGAAAAAGTAAATTATCCCCCCAATACCTATTGCAACAATTGTAGCTAATCTATCTCCAATTAGCTTAGAAAACAATACATGAGAAGCTTTTGCAACAATTGCCATACCTATTGCTGATATAAGAGGCTTTATAAATACATCTTTTGTATTTATTTTAGCTTTAGTATATTTTTTTACACTTATTAAATCTAATACACAAGCTATAAAATAGGCTACTACAGTACTAAGAGCTGCCCCTTTTACATTAATGCTAGGTATAGATGTAAGTACAAAAGTTAAAAATATTTTTACTATAGCCCCTATCCCTAAATTTCTTACAGGTATTATAGGTTTTCCTAATCCTTGAAGAATTGCCGTTAGAGACTGAACCAATGTTAAAAAAATTACTCCTAAAGCCATTACTTGAAGAATCTCTCCCGTACTTAATAGTTTCTCCATAGGATTTCTAAAATATAATAATCTAATAATAGGTTTAGCTAAAATAAATAATCCTAAAGCACTTGGCAAACCAATAAGTAATGTCATTCTTATACCTGAAGAAGTAATATTTTCTATATCTCTTTTTTGGTTTCTAGCATGAGCATCTGATATAGCTGGAACTAAACTAACAGCCAAAGCTAATGAAAATACTTGAGGTAAATTTACTAAGGTTTGAGCTAAACCTTTCATTTGACCATAAAGATCATTGGCCTCAAATTCTGTAAAACCTATAACTTGTAACCTTCTAAGTACAATTGCCGCATCTATAGTATCCATAATAGGAACTATTGCAGAACCAATAGTTATAGGTATAGCAATAATAAGTAAATTCTTTATAATTTTCCCTGTAGTCTCTTCTTCCTTACTTATTGATGATTCTATTTCTTCTCCGATACCACTTCTTTTTGATATATACATAGCAATTACTGTTATTGCACCAGCAATTGCACCTATAGAACCACCAAGGGATGCCCCTCCTGCTGCAATGGGTATACCTTTATCTAAAAGATAATATGTTAAAATCAAACCAAATCCTACTCTAAAGGATTGCTCAATTATCTGTGAAATAGCTGTAGGCGTCATAGTCTGTCTTCCTTGAAAATATCCCCTAAAAGCCGACATTAAAGGCACAAAAAATAAAGCTGGCACCAAAGCTACTAAAGAATAATAAGCATTTCTATTTCCTAATGCTTCGACAATACTTTCAGCATTTACCAATACAAATACACTAGTTACTACCCCACATATGATTAACCCTAATAACGCTACTTTAAAAATTTTATGAGCCCCTTTATGATCTCCTAGTGCTCTCTTTTCTGACACAAGTTTAGCAATGGCAACTGGAAACCCAGAAGTAGATATAGTAAGTAGCAAAACATATAAAGGGTAAGCTGTTTGATAGTAACCCATTCCTTCTGTTTTTATTATATTACTAATAGGTATTCTATAAAAAGCACCTAGTATTTTTACAATTACACCAGCAATACTTAGAACAGCTGCTCCCTTTAAAAAATTTTCCTTAGTCATTGTATTTCCTCCTGTTACTCCTATTTTTACTTATTATCCAGTATTATTATATCAAAATATTATTTAATATAGTACTATATTATAACAAATATTAAATATTAAATAAAAAAAATAGACTACCTAAAAGGTAGACTATTTATGTTTCCATTTGCTTTGCTAAAAATCCTGCAGCAGTTTCTGCTAATTTCACCTCCACTTCTCCCATGGTTATATCTGGATCCTTAGATAAGAAGGTGACTGTTCCAATTGGATCCCCTTGCATAACTATAGGTGCTATTATTTGAAATGTATATTCTTCAAAATTTACATCTTCATAAACAAGTTTAACTGGTTTTGTATCTTCAGTAGTAATATGGACATTTCTATTCTCCATTACCTCTTCTAAATCTGGACTTACTTTCTTTTCTAAGTAATCTTTTTTTGACCCTCCAGATACAGCTATAACAAGATCTCTATCAGTAATAACTACAGTATGATTTGTAGCTTCATATAAGGACTCACAGTACTCCGTAGCAAATTCATTCAATTCCCCTATAGGTGAATATTTTTTAAGTATTACCTCACCTTCTCTATCAGTAAAAATCTCTAATGGATCACCTTCTCTTATTCTTAAAGTACGTCTAATTTCTTTAGGTATTACAACTCTTCCTAAATCATCAATTCTTCTAACTATTCCAGTAGCCTTCATTTTTTGCCTCCTTACGAAGTTTTATATTGTGTATATATTATTTTACTATTGCCAGTATTTTATACATCTATAGGAAACTAAAGTTAAAGTATTTACATTAAATGAAAAA is a window from the Tissierellales bacterium genome containing:
- the spoVT gene encoding stage V sporulation protein T, whose product is MKATGIVRRIDDLGRVVIPKEIRRTLRIREGDPLEIFTDREGEVILKKYSPIGELNEFATEYCESLYEATNHTVVITDRDLVIAVSGGSKKDYLEKKVSPDLEEVMENRNVHITTEDTKPVKLVYEDVNFEEYTFQIIAPIVMQGDPIGTVTFLSKDPDITMGEVEVKLAETAAGFLAKQMET
- a CDS encoding polysaccharide biosynthesis protein, encoding MTKENFLKGAAVLSIAGVIVKILGAFYRIPISNIIKTEGMGYYQTAYPLYVLLLTISTSGFPVAIAKLVSEKRALGDHKGAHKIFKVALLGLIICGVVTSVFVLVNAESIVEALGNRNAYYSLVALVPALFFVPLMSAFRGYFQGRQTMTPTAISQIIEQSFRVGFGLILTYYLLDKGIPIAAGGASLGGSIGAIAGAITVIAMYISKRSGIGEEIESSISKEEETTGKIIKNLLIIAIPITIGSAIVPIMDTIDAAIVLRRLQVIGFTEFEANDLYGQMKGLAQTLVNLPQVFSLALAVSLVPAISDAHARNQKRDIENITSSGIRMTLLIGLPSALGLFILAKPIIRLLYFRNPMEKLLSTGEILQVMALGVIFLTLVQSLTAILQGLGKPIIPVRNLGIGAIVKIFLTFVLTSIPSINVKGAALSTVVAYFIACVLDLISVKKYTKAKINTKDVFIKPLISAIGMAIVAKASHVLFSKLIGDRLATIVAIGIGGIIYFFLLLFTGSLTYEDFTLLPKGDKIA